The following are encoded together in the Streptomyces tsukubensis genome:
- the rbsK gene encoding ribokinase, protein MTSASTGAARIVVLGSTNMDLVAYTEAAPAPGETVTGRSFRTVPGGKGANQAVAAARAGGRVSMIGAVGDDDFGVRLRATLTEAGVATGPLRTVPGPSGTAHIVVDDAGENSIVVVPGANGTVTGLADGDEAVIAGAGALLLQLELPLSAVLDGARSARGHGVRTVLTPAPAQPLPEALLAVTDLLVPNEHEAAALSGLSDPRAAALALLDAVPEVVVTLGARGCLRVSRGKEPLLVPARRTRAVDTTAAGDTFVGALSVALGEGVPMEPALAWACAASALSVERRGASSSMPDRAEIDALASRAR, encoded by the coding sequence ATGACGTCCGCATCCACCGGCGCGGCCCGCATCGTCGTCCTCGGCTCCACCAACATGGACCTGGTCGCGTACACCGAAGCGGCGCCGGCGCCGGGCGAGACCGTGACGGGACGCTCCTTCCGTACGGTGCCGGGCGGCAAGGGCGCCAACCAGGCCGTCGCCGCGGCGAGGGCCGGCGGCCGGGTGTCGATGATCGGTGCGGTCGGCGACGACGACTTCGGCGTGCGGCTGCGCGCGACCCTCACGGAGGCGGGTGTTGCCACAGGACCGCTGCGTACGGTGCCGGGTCCGAGCGGTACCGCCCACATCGTCGTCGACGACGCGGGGGAGAACTCCATCGTCGTCGTGCCGGGCGCCAACGGCACGGTGACCGGGCTCGCGGACGGCGACGAGGCCGTCATCGCCGGTGCGGGGGCGCTGTTGCTCCAGCTCGAACTGCCACTGTCCGCGGTACTCGACGGGGCGCGCTCGGCACGCGGCCACGGGGTGCGGACGGTGCTGACGCCCGCGCCGGCCCAGCCGTTGCCCGAGGCGCTGCTGGCCGTCACCGACCTGCTCGTGCCCAACGAGCACGAGGCCGCGGCCCTTTCCGGGCTGAGCGATCCGCGGGCCGCCGCACTCGCCCTCCTCGACGCCGTGCCCGAGGTCGTCGTCACGCTCGGCGCGCGCGGCTGCCTCCGGGTGTCCAGGGGGAAGGAACCGCTGCTGGTGCCGGCCCGCAGGACCCGGGCGGTCGACACGACGGCCGCGGGTGACACCTTCGTCGGCGCTCTCTCCGTGGCGTTGGGCGAGGGGGTCCCGATGGAGCCCGCACTCGCCTGGGCCTGTGCCGCCTCCGCGCTGTCCGTGGAACGCAGAGGCGCGTCGTCGTCCATGCCGGACCGGGCCGAGATCGACGCCCTGGCCTCGCGGGCCCGCTGA